Below is a window of Pseudarthrobacter equi DNA.
GGGATTGATCTCGGCCACGAAGCCGTATCCGGAGGTTGCAAGGAGTGTGTTGTTCAGTGCGTCCACGCCCCAGATCTCGCCCAGGGACGGGCCGTTGAGGGTCAGTTGGGAGACGGAGTTCGTGGCACGGGAGTAGGCGCACAGTCCCGTTTCGTTGGCGAAGTAGACCTGGTCACCGATGCTGGTGAAGTTTTTGGCTGTCTTGCCGATGGAAGTCGCCACGGTGTACGAGGTGGGATTGCCCAGGTCCAGTAAGGCAATTTTCGACTGCTGGGTGGAGGCAGCGGAGCTGACCAGGAGCTTATCGCCAAGGACCGCCAGTTCACGGATGCTGGGATCGGCGAGCATCTCCGGCGGGGTAACCTGCGTGTAGGTCTTCGTGGCCCGGTCGTAAGCCCAGAGGCAGGCCCGGCCCGCGCTTCCGCCGCCGCCGAGTGTGCTGCCGGCACCAAAGAACACTGTTCTGTTGGTGGCGGCGACGGCCCGTGCAAGCGTCGCTCCGGTATCGGGGATCCCGAGGCTGAGGACCTGTCCCGTCGCGGGGTCGTACTCCCACAGGGCTGGTTTGGTGGAGCTTCCACCTCCCACGGCGTACAGGTGGCCATCGGGCGCCACGCTGAGGTCGCGCACGTCACGGTCGCCGATGCGGCCGATCGCCGTCGCCTTCGTGGATGGCGTGGCCAGGTCCCAGCGGTAAAGGTTTGCCTGGGTGCCGCCGGCGTTCTGCAGAACACCGGCGTAGAGGTAGCGGCCGGTGATGTCGGCTGCCAGGGCCTGGATGCTGTATCCGGTCGCCAATTCGGTTTCGGCGACGATCTTGCCGGTGGGGACGTGGAAGGCGATGATCCGAACCGGATCGAGGTTGCGGGACCCGATGTAGACGGTTTCTCCCACCAGTAAGGAACTCATAAGGGAGAACTGCACGACTGCCGGACCCAGATCCACGATGTCGGCGGTGCCGGCCGCCGTCGCCTTA
It encodes the following:
- a CDS encoding Kelch repeat-containing protein; protein product: MQNSHITRRSVLQAGGAAGLAAALGLATSGPAAATDKATAAGTADIVDLGPAVVQFSLMSSLLVGETVYIGSRNLDPVRIIAFHVPTGKIVAETELATGYSIQALAADITGRYLYAGVLQNAGGTQANLYRWDLATPSTKATAIGRIGDRDVRDLSVAPDGHLYAVGGGSSTKPALWEYDPATGQVLSLGIPDTGATLARAVAATNRTVFFGAGSTLGGGGSAGRACLWAYDRATKTYTQVTPPEMLADPSIRELAVLGDKLLVSSAASTQQSKIALLDLGNPTSYTVATSIGKTAKNFTSIGDQVYFANETGLCAYSRATNSVSQLTLNGPSLGEIWGVDALNNTLLATSGYGFVAEINPRTSSMAVTDLGEAGASASAQTVMGIAVGAGFAYVGGNGVIARHSLSSGEVVNLQSQGEAKDAVIVDGVLYTGQYNSQGIWKYSPLSGQPIHQAADFPAAQNRPLDVCWDDVSSLMLVAAQSDTEGGGSFWTYDPATGAKQCFINPVDNRQLLRAVATREGVSYLGAGLPTLDGPGTTRRAAGLFVIDLETRQVVHRGDLSSVCTDFGALQVSRGIVYGVSDTTVFRIDPMTFAVSVVASGINGGWYSGPHITADEDGLLYTLQGPNLVRIDDRQAMQTLRKAN